A window from Bacteroidota bacterium encodes these proteins:
- the arsM gene encoding arsenite methyltransferase codes for MKNESEIKELVKEKYSQIATQSRTVNASSCCGATGCCGDDVYNIMADDYTKLEGYVADADLGLGCGLPTEFAQIKEGDVVIDLGSGAGNDAFIARRIAGEKGKVIGIDFTEAMIARARENAEKLGYTNVEFRQGDIESMPVTANLSNVIVSNCVLNLVPNKHKVFSEIYRVLKPGGHFSISDIVLEGPLPEKWKEVAELYAGCVSGAIQKSEYLSIIEEAGFKNLTLQKDKTIIIPDEILAEYLSVEEIDEYKKGKVRITSITVFAEKPAKDDRKCCESGSGCC; via the coding sequence ATGAAAAATGAATCTGAAATCAAAGAACTGGTAAAAGAAAAATATAGCCAGATCGCTACTCAATCAAGAACAGTAAATGCAAGTTCATGTTGCGGCGCAACAGGATGCTGCGGTGATGATGTTTATAATATTATGGCGGATGATTATACAAAGCTGGAAGGCTATGTAGCCGATGCTGACCTTGGATTGGGTTGTGGCCTGCCAACCGAGTTTGCACAGATCAAAGAAGGAGATGTTGTAATCGATCTCGGAAGCGGCGCCGGCAATGATGCATTTATTGCAAGAAGGATCGCAGGGGAAAAAGGAAAAGTGATCGGAATTGATTTTACTGAAGCGATGATTGCCCGGGCAAGGGAAAATGCAGAGAAGCTGGGTTATACAAATGTGGAGTTTCGCCAGGGAGATATTGAAAGTATGCCGGTGACGGCAAATTTGTCAAACGTGATTGTTAGCAATTGCGTACTCAATCTAGTTCCTAATAAACACAAAGTATTCAGTGAAATTTATCGTGTACTAAAACCCGGCGGCCACTTTTCAATTTCTGATATTGTGTTGGAAGGGCCGCTGCCAGAAAAATGGAAAGAAGTTGCGGAGCTCTATGCTGGTTGTGTTTCCGGTGCTATTCAGAAAAGCGAATATCTCAGTATTATTGAAGAAGCGGGGTTTAAAAATCTTACTTTACAAAAAGATAAAACGATCATAATACCAGATGAAATACTCGCAGAATATTTAAGCGTAGAAGAAATTGATGAATATAAAAAAGGTAAGGTGAGGATCACAAGCATCACAGTCTTTGCAGAGAAGCCGGCAAAGGATGATAGAAAATGTTGCGAGTCCGGAAGCGGCTGTTGTTAA
- a CDS encoding winged helix-turn-helix transcriptional regulator: MAIHKREEFTQREQELSAFAKALSHPARIAILGQLAKKNECICGELVEVLPLAQSTVSQHLKELKNAGLIDGTIDGPRSCYCINWKAFEKFNNEFSFLFNKLKIQNEKACC, translated from the coding sequence ATGGCAATACACAAAAGAGAAGAGTTTACACAAAGGGAGCAGGAATTATCTGCTTTTGCAAAAGCATTAAGTCACCCGGCCCGCATTGCCATACTTGGTCAGCTGGCAAAGAAAAATGAGTGTATCTGCGGGGAGTTGGTAGAAGTGTTGCCGCTAGCGCAAAGCACCGTGAGCCAGCATTTAAAGGAATTAAAAAATGCCGGACTGATTGACGGCACTATTGATGGTCCACGTAGCTGTTATTGCATTAACTGGAAAGCATTTGAAAAATTCAATAATGAATTCAGCTTTCTTTTTAATAAACTGAAAATTCAAAATGAAAAAGCTTGTTGCTGA
- a CDS encoding arsenate reductase ArsC — MKKKLLFVCVENSNRSQMSQAFAKMLGGENVEAYSAGSKPSGIVNPKAIAAMKELGYDLSKHDSKSLQEVEQYAPFDAVVTMGCGDACPWMPAKIFIDWEILDPKHMEPEEFNKVRDYIGEKVKELLASV; from the coding sequence ATGAAAAAGAAACTTCTTTTCGTTTGTGTTGAAAATAGTAATCGTTCTCAGATGAGCCAGGCGTTTGCAAAAATGCTGGGAGGAGAAAATGTAGAAGCATACAGCGCAGGCAGTAAACCAAGTGGTATAGTAAACCCTAAAGCTATTGCTGCGATGAAAGAATTGGGTTATGATCTAAGCAAACACGACAGCAAATCTTTACAGGAAGTGGAACAATATGCACCGTTTGATGCTGTAGTTACAATGGGCTGCGGCGACGCCTGTCCCTGGATGCCGGCTAAAATATTTATTGATTGGGAAATACTAGACCCCAAACACATGGAACCAGAAGAGTTTAATAAAGTAAGAGATTATATCGGGGAGAAAGTGAAAGAGCTGCTGGCATCAGTTTAA
- a CDS encoding IPExxxVDY family protein, giving the protein MATKLILDTDGMTDEFFEDTRLLGIMAPVKDYQFAWQLNHLMGIDFRINNDIEIQLKRKGRNYFFAVYDFHESTGSLSHYLYNNRFDGEYLLPEFKHLDFLWLMKGDIVENNFLFDYITTIKTATGVQLVMELTNEKIKHKEHLVF; this is encoded by the coding sequence ATGGCAACAAAGCTGATCCTGGATACTGATGGAATGACGGATGAATTTTTTGAAGACACCCGCCTGCTTGGTATAATGGCCCCGGTAAAAGATTACCAGTTTGCCTGGCAGCTCAACCACCTGATGGGGATTGATTTCCGGATTAATAATGATATTGAGATACAGCTTAAACGTAAAGGAAGAAATTATTTTTTTGCTGTATATGATTTTCATGAGAGTACAGGAAGCCTGAGTCATTATCTATACAATAACAGGTTTGATGGGGAATATTTATTGCCAGAGTTCAAGCATCTTGATTTTCTCTGGCTCATGAAAGGCGATATAGTTGAAAATAATTTCTTGTTTGATTATATTACAACGATTAAAACGGCAACGGGAGTACAACTGGTGATGGAATTGACCAATGAAAAAATAAAGCATAAAGAACACCTGGTGTTTTGA
- a CDS encoding amidinotransferase — protein sequence MPAASTILMIRPAAFGFNAETAVNNYFQKDKPVDKKVIHQNALKEFDAMVTLLKESGVDVFVIDDTTEPVKPSAVFPNNWLSTSPDGKLFIYPMYAANRRTEKRDDILKLIAEKFKITDVQDWTELEAEGRFLEGTGSMVMDHDNKLIYASISERTNPAALEKFVTANDYSAVVFIAKDKDGNPVYHTNVVMTLSEKFCVLCEEAIEEEWELIAVKQLLESTEHEIIPITREQMYSFAGNMLEVKNSSGENILILSHAAFNILTREQKEKLESYDKLLPIAIPTIEAVEGGSVRCMMAEIFLPKK from the coding sequence ATGCCTGCCGCCAGCACCATACTCATGATTCGTCCCGCTGCATTTGGTTTTAATGCTGAAACTGCGGTCAATAATTATTTTCAGAAAGATAAACCAGTTGATAAAAAAGTCATTCACCAAAATGCACTGAAAGAGTTTGACGCAATGGTGACTCTGTTAAAAGAATCGGGAGTTGATGTTTTTGTTATTGATGACACTACTGAGCCTGTAAAGCCTTCTGCTGTGTTTCCTAACAATTGGCTTAGCACATCACCTGATGGCAAATTATTTATTTACCCAATGTATGCTGCAAACCGCCGCACAGAAAAGAGGGATGATATTCTAAAATTAATTGCCGAAAAATTTAAAATAACAGATGTACAGGATTGGACAGAGCTTGAAGCAGAGGGAAGGTTTCTTGAAGGAACCGGCAGTATGGTAATGGATCATGATAACAAACTAATTTACGCCTCTATTTCAGAAAGAACGAACCCAGCCGCATTAGAAAAATTCGTAACCGCCAATGATTATTCCGCTGTCGTTTTTATTGCTAAGGACAAAGATGGCAATCCTGTTTATCACACTAATGTTGTGATGACATTGAGTGAAAAATTCTGTGTATTATGTGAAGAGGCAATTGAAGAAGAGTGGGAGCTGATCGCTGTAAAACAATTACTGGAAAGTACAGAGCATGAAATCATTCCCATCACCCGTGAACAGATGTATTCGTTTGCAGGCAATATGCTGGAAGTAAAAAACAGCTCAGGCGAAAACATCTTAATTCTCAGCCACGCTGCTTTTAATATCCTGACCAGGGAGCAAAAAGAAAAGTTGGAGTCTTATGATAAATTGCTGCCGATAGCCATTCCGACTATTGAAGCTGTTGAAGGTGGAAGCGTACGATGTATGATGGCAGAAATATTTCTTCCTAAAAAGTAA
- a CDS encoding pterin-4-alpha-carbinolamine dehydratase, with product MWEEKDNKLYKKFVFKNFSEAFAFMTRVAIEAEKMDHHPNWSNVWNTVEIWLNTHSAGNIVTDKDHALAKKIDSLLS from the coding sequence ATGTGGGAAGAAAAAGATAATAAACTGTATAAAAAATTTGTCTTCAAAAATTTCAGCGAGGCTTTTGCCTTTATGACCCGTGTTGCCATTGAAGCTGAAAAGATGGATCACCATCCTAATTGGAGCAATGTGTGGAATACAGTTGAAATTTGGTTGAATACACATAGTGCAGGCAATATTGTTACAGATAAAGATCATGCCCTGGCAAAAAAGATCGATTCATTATTATCCTGA
- a CDS encoding signal protein PDZ, producing the protein MFTSLLLLAIFVKAQEEYISPPSKRLTKFTFTQLSGGVVLLHARLDNFPDTLNFVFDTGSSGISLDSSTVDYFNLKPQPTERTIRGIAGIKKVSFLYNRKLHLEGLSVDSLNFHINDYSILTSVYGMKIDGIIGYAVLSRYIVKLDYDLYTMEIWTRGTLRYPKGGYLFKPNISTLPVQNARVKDAVTIGSRFLYDIGAALCLLLTTDFIADSAFLDKKRKLWAKEAEGVGGKVDMKITVVKELKLGPYRFRNVPTYIFEDVNNITSYPYLSGLIGNDILRRFNTTFNYEKEEFYLMPNTHYADAFDYAYTGVELYFIDGNIIAGDVAENSPAEESGLREGDVIVGINKNFTQNLTVMKQALQVTNEKIKIVVRREGILIELEFKAKSLMSTK; encoded by the coding sequence ATATTTACAAGCCTGCTCTTGCTTGCCATTTTTGTCAAGGCACAGGAAGAGTATATTTCGCCGCCGTCAAAACGACTTACAAAATTTACATTTACCCAATTATCTGGCGGCGTAGTGTTGTTACACGCCAGGCTGGATAATTTTCCGGATACATTAAATTTTGTTTTTGATACAGGGAGCAGCGGTATTTCTCTTGACTCCTCTACTGTTGATTACTTTAATCTTAAGCCACAGCCAACCGAACGGACAATCAGGGGTATTGCAGGTATAAAAAAAGTAAGTTTTTTATATAACCGGAAACTTCATCTCGAAGGACTATCCGTTGACAGTCTTAATTTTCATATCAATGACTATAGTATTCTTACATCAGTATATGGTATGAAGATCGATGGCATTATCGGGTATGCAGTTCTTAGCAGGTATATTGTAAAATTGGATTATGATCTCTATACAATGGAGATATGGACCCGTGGCACTCTCCGTTATCCAAAAGGCGGTTATTTATTTAAACCAAACATCAGTACGCTACCCGTACAGAATGCAAGAGTGAAGGATGCGGTAACGATCGGTTCAAGATTTTTATATGATATCGGTGCGGCGCTTTGCCTGTTGCTTACCACTGACTTTATTGCTGATAGTGCATTTCTTGATAAGAAAAGAAAGCTTTGGGCGAAAGAAGCTGAAGGAGTTGGCGGGAAAGTGGATATGAAAATCACAGTGGTTAAAGAATTAAAACTCGGTCCTTATCGTTTTCGGAATGTACCCACTTATATTTTTGAAGATGTAAATAATATTACTTCCTATCCCTATCTCAGCGGATTGATAGGTAATGATATATTACGCCGCTTCAATACTACTTTTAATTATGAGAAGGAAGAATTTTACCTCATGCCCAACACCCATTACGCCGATGCGTTTGATTATGCCTATACAGGCGTTGAATTATATTTTATTGACGGTAACATTATTGCAGGAGATGTGGCAGAAAACTCTCCTGCCGAAGAATCTGGATTAAGAGAAGGAGATGTTATTGTTGGGATCAACAAAAATTTTACCCAAAACCTCACGGTGATGAAGCAGGCGCTACAGGTAACAAATGAAAAAATAAAAATTGTGGTACGACGGGAAGGTATACTTATCGAGCTTGAGTTTAAAGCCAAATCATTAATGTCAACAAAATAA
- a CDS encoding M28 family peptidase: MNRLLFIVVLIFVSQLSFAQKKNKSKQKNTGNTVITNLQSHITFLADDKLEGRRTGTNGEKMAMEYISGQFQQAGLLAKGTSNYYQSFEVNEGKQIDPSTHLLINNIDLKVGGDYFPLPYSPDVTMEALPSISLRESDMPWFFDLKETLEENKVNPHFDLEGFIKTKAEEVKKKSASALFIYNSSAIDDKLAFNAKDRSAQLLIPVVYVSKSASGKLFRDADAPLDINLKIKITDKIRTGSNVIGYINNNAVNTVILGAHFDHLGFGEDGNSMLRTGEKLIHNGADDNASGTAALIELAKMITAGCADKKDKTLLNSNYLLIAFSGEELGLYGSKYFTENPTIDLKNANYMINMDMVGRLNDSSHALTVGGYGTSPKWGEYYASTSLKEKQDFLFKYDSSGTGPSDHTSFYRKDIPVLFFFTGLHTDYHKPSDDADRINYEGESKIINHIYSILYSLNKENQKLVFTKTRESQSTGSMRSMSVSMGIMPDYTFSGAGVRCDGVTDGRPAQKAGLKTGDIILQIGDFSITSMDSYMQTLGKFKKGDKTKVKYKRGNETVEADVQF, from the coding sequence ATGAACAGGCTACTTTTTATTGTTGTTTTGATTTTTGTTTCGCAGCTTTCGTTTGCCCAGAAAAAGAACAAATCAAAACAAAAGAATACTGGTAATACAGTAATCACAAATCTCCAATCGCATATTACTTTTTTAGCAGATGATAAGCTGGAAGGAAGAAGAACCGGCACGAATGGTGAAAAAATGGCGATGGAATATATCAGCGGCCAGTTTCAGCAAGCGGGTCTGCTGGCAAAAGGAACAAGCAATTACTATCAAAGTTTTGAAGTAAATGAAGGAAAGCAAATTGATCCTTCAACTCATTTGCTGATCAATAATATTGATTTGAAAGTTGGTGGCGACTATTTTCCCCTTCCTTACTCGCCTGATGTAACAATGGAAGCATTGCCTTCTATTTCACTCCGCGAATCAGATATGCCCTGGTTTTTCGATTTAAAAGAAACGCTGGAAGAAAATAAAGTTAATCCTCATTTCGATCTTGAAGGATTTATAAAAACAAAAGCAGAGGAGGTAAAAAAGAAATCTGCTTCGGCTTTATTTATTTATAATTCGTCTGCTATTGACGATAAACTTGCTTTCAATGCTAAAGACCGTTCGGCACAACTATTAATCCCTGTTGTGTATGTTTCAAAATCTGCATCTGGTAAATTATTCAGAGATGCTGATGCGCCGCTCGATATAAATCTTAAAATAAAGATCACAGATAAAATAAGAACCGGCTCAAATGTGATTGGCTATATAAATAATAATGCTGTAAATACGGTCATACTCGGTGCACATTTCGACCATTTGGGTTTTGGTGAAGACGGAAACTCGATGTTGCGTACGGGAGAAAAATTAATTCATAACGGCGCAGATGATAACGCAAGTGGCACGGCTGCGTTAATTGAGTTGGCAAAAATGATCACTGCCGGGTGTGCAGATAAAAAAGACAAAACATTGCTCAATAGCAATTACCTGCTTATTGCTTTCTCAGGCGAAGAACTTGGTCTGTATGGCTCAAAATATTTTACCGAAAACCCAACCATTGATTTAAAAAATGCCAACTACATGATAAATATGGATATGGTTGGGCGGTTAAATGACAGTAGTCACGCATTGACGGTTGGTGGTTATGGCACTTCTCCAAAATGGGGTGAATACTATGCTTCAACCTCACTGAAAGAAAAACAAGATTTTTTGTTTAAATATGATTCAAGCGGTACTGGCCCAAGTGATCATACTTCTTTTTATAGAAAAGATATTCCTGTACTTTTCTTTTTTACAGGACTACATACAGATTATCATAAACCATCTGATGATGCTGATAGGATCAACTATGAAGGCGAATCTAAAATCATCAATCATATTTATTCCATCCTTTACAGCCTGAATAAAGAAAATCAGAAACTGGTATTTACCAAAACCCGGGAGTCGCAGAGCACCGGCTCAATGCGCAGCATGAGTGTATCAATGGGTATTATGCCTGATTATACTTTCTCAGGTGCGGGAGTAAGATGTGATGGTGTAACAGATGGAAGACCTGCTCAAAAAGCAGGACTTAAAACCGGTGATATTATTTTACAAATTGGCGATTTCTCAATTACCTCTATGGATTCTTATATGCAAACACTTGGTAAGTTTAAAAAAGGCGACAAAACAAAAGTGAAATACAAAAGGGGAAATGAGACAGTAGAGGCAGATGTGCAGTTTTAA
- the mqnC gene encoding dehypoxanthine futalosine cyclase, translated as MHTPDLYNKALKLGFLTKEEGMQLYYYAPLADLMYVADEMRKQHVPHGKVTWQIDRNVNTTNVCVANCKFCNFYRIPGHAEAYITDMPTYRRKIEETIKYGGDQLLLQGGHHPELGLKFYVDTFKQIKAEYPTIKLHTLGPPEVAHITKLEKSTHKEVLTALKEAGMDSLPGAGAEILVDRVRRLISKGKCGADEWLAIMHEAHKLNITTSATMMFGHVETIEERFEHLIKIRDVQAKKPADAKGFLAFIPWTFQDVDTLLAKIRGVHNLTTPEEYIRMIAISRIMLPNIKNIQASWLTVGKQTAQICLQAGANDFGSIMIEENVVSAAGAPHRFTYKTIQDAILEAGFEPQLRNQQYEWREIPETIVEQVVDY; from the coding sequence ATGCATACCCCGGATTTATATAATAAAGCGCTAAAGTTGGGTTTTCTTACAAAAGAAGAGGGCATGCAACTTTATTACTATGCTCCGCTTGCTGATCTGATGTATGTGGCCGATGAAATGCGCAAGCAACATGTGCCGCATGGAAAAGTAACCTGGCAGATCGATAGAAATGTAAATACAACCAATGTGTGTGTGGCCAATTGCAAGTTCTGTAATTTCTATCGCATACCCGGCCACGCCGAGGCCTATATAACAGATATGCCAACCTATCGTCGCAAGATCGAAGAAACAATTAAATATGGCGGCGACCAGTTATTGCTACAGGGCGGGCATCATCCTGAATTAGGACTGAAATTTTATGTCGATACCTTTAAACAGATAAAAGCAGAATATCCAACTATAAAACTGCATACACTTGGGCCGCCGGAGGTTGCGCATATTACCAAGCTGGAAAAATCGACACATAAAGAAGTCTTGACCGCATTGAAAGAAGCGGGTATGGATTCATTGCCCGGCGCAGGAGCAGAAATTTTAGTCGATAGAGTGAGGAGGCTGATCAGTAAAGGAAAATGCGGCGCTGATGAATGGCTTGCTATCATGCATGAAGCACATAAGCTAAACATTACCACATCGGCAACCATGATGTTCGGTCATGTTGAAACTATTGAAGAACGTTTTGAACATTTAATAAAGATCCGTGATGTACAGGCAAAGAAACCGGCGGATGCAAAGGGCTTTCTTGCGTTTATCCCATGGACATTCCAGGATGTGGATACCCTGCTTGCTAAGATCCGCGGCGTTCACAATCTTACAACCCCGGAAGAATATATCCGCATGATCGCTATTAGCCGCATCATGTTGCCAAATATTAAAAATATACAAGCAAGCTGGTTAACTGTTGGAAAACAAACAGCACAAATCTGTTTACAGGCCGGCGCCAATGATTTTGGAAGTATAATGATCGAAGAAAATGTAGTGAGTGCTGCCGGGGCGCCACATCGTTTTACCTATAAAACAATACAGGATGCTATTCTTGAAGCAGGTTTTGAACCGCAGCTGCGCAACCAGCAATATGAATGGAGAGAAATACCTGAAACAATTGTAGAGCAGGTGGTGGATTATTAA
- the selD gene encoding selenide, water dikinase SelD has protein sequence MTPDSELLASNSIKLTQYSHGAGCGCKIAPKVLDEILKSNIALPDNKNLLVGNSSKDDAAAYDLGNGMALISTTDFFMPIVDDAFDFGRIAAANSISDVYAMGGKPLMAIAILGWPVEKLSSEIAQRVIEGGRTICAEAGIPLAGGHSIDSPEPIFGLAVTGIVPIENLKRNNTAQEGDVLFITKPLGVGILSTAQKRGLLKEEHLPVMINQLCSLNKIGEKLGKIEGVTAMTDITGFGLLGHLIEMVEGSGLSAEIYYDKLPVAAGVKEYISQRIFPDATTRNWSSYSDKVKFEKGVNVMEAFTLLPDPQTNGGLLISVKPDAIASIETLLIENNLKEFITPVGVLKKQDEKIIFVK, from the coding sequence ATGACTCCCGACTCTGAACTTCTGGCTTCAAACTCAATCAAACTTACACAATATTCCCATGGCGCAGGATGTGGATGCAAGATTGCCCCCAAAGTGTTGGATGAAATATTAAAAAGCAATATCGCATTGCCAGATAATAAAAATCTGCTTGTTGGTAACAGCAGTAAAGACGATGCCGCGGCCTATGACCTGGGAAACGGAATGGCATTAATATCTACCACTGATTTTTTTATGCCAATTGTAGATGATGCTTTTGATTTCGGAAGGATAGCTGCAGCCAACTCTATCAGCGATGTGTATGCTATGGGAGGAAAACCATTAATGGCAATTGCAATACTCGGCTGGCCGGTTGAAAAACTTTCTTCTGAAATAGCACAACGGGTTATTGAAGGAGGAAGAACAATTTGTGCTGAAGCGGGAATTCCGTTGGCTGGTGGGCATAGTATTGATTCTCCGGAACCGATCTTTGGTTTAGCTGTAACAGGAATCGTACCGATAGAAAATTTAAAAAGAAATAACACTGCACAGGAAGGAGATGTATTATTTATTACCAAACCCCTTGGTGTTGGTATATTATCTACTGCACAAAAAAGAGGATTGCTGAAAGAAGAACATTTACCGGTAATGATAAACCAACTTTGTTCATTGAATAAGATTGGCGAAAAACTTGGAAAAATAGAAGGAGTAACAGCGATGACAGATATAACCGGGTTTGGATTGCTAGGACATTTAATTGAAATGGTTGAGGGCAGCGGTTTAAGCGCAGAAATTTATTATGACAAACTTCCCGTTGCTGCAGGAGTGAAAGAATATATAAGCCAACGTATATTCCCTGATGCTACTACAAGAAACTGGAGCAGCTATAGCGATAAAGTAAAATTTGAAAAAGGAGTAAATGTAATGGAGGCATTTACTTTATTACCCGATCCGCAAACAAATGGCGGGTTATTAATAAGCGTAAAACCCGATGCTATTGCAAGTATAGAAACGTTGCTTATAGAAAACAATCTGAAAGAATTTATTACACCCGTAGGAGTATTAAAAAAGCAAGACGAGAAAATAATTTTTGTAAAATAA
- the mnmH gene encoding tRNA 2-selenouridine(34) synthase MnmH produces the protein MPAEKIHIEQFLELAKQHPVIDVRSPGEYNHAHIPGALSMPLFTDKERAAVGTAYKQESREKAIKIGLDFFGPKMKKMVEEVESLINSRKPKTDDPEPRTTNSILVYCWRGGMRSGAVSWLLDLYGFKVYTLVGGYKKFRNYVLENFKKEYSFKILGGYTGSGKTETLKQLKRNGETVIDLEEIAIHKGSAFGNIGLPKQPTQEMFENLLALELIQSVAGNQQRETNSIWLEDESQRIGLVNIPNDIWKLMRNSVIYFLDIPFEERLNHINEEYGQLDTQKMIDAIVRIKERLGGLEAKNAINHLESNNTIESFRILLKYYDKWYLKGLHNREKINSLLHLIKCDSVTTENANRLSGRHQYHENPSP, from the coding sequence ATGCCGGCTGAAAAAATCCATATAGAGCAATTTCTTGAGTTAGCAAAGCAACACCCCGTAATTGATGTACGCAGCCCGGGTGAGTATAATCATGCACATATACCGGGAGCTTTAAGCATGCCATTGTTTACTGATAAGGAAAGAGCTGCTGTGGGCACTGCTTATAAACAAGAAAGCCGTGAGAAGGCAATTAAGATCGGGTTGGATTTTTTTGGTCCCAAGATGAAGAAGATGGTGGAGGAAGTTGAGTCGTTGATCAATAGCCGAAAACCCAAAACGGATGACCCCGAACCCCGAACGACCAACTCTATACTCGTTTACTGTTGGCGTGGTGGTATGCGCAGCGGCGCTGTATCATGGTTATTGGATTTGTATGGGTTTAAAGTGTACACTCTTGTTGGAGGCTATAAAAAATTCAGAAATTATGTGTTGGAAAACTTTAAAAAGGAATATTCATTTAAAATTCTTGGCGGCTATACCGGCTCAGGAAAAACGGAAACACTAAAGCAACTAAAAAGAAATGGAGAAACTGTAATAGATCTTGAAGAAATCGCAATACATAAAGGCTCAGCATTTGGAAATATCGGGTTACCAAAACAGCCGACACAGGAAATGTTTGAAAACCTGCTTGCATTAGAGCTTATTCAATCAGTAGCTGGTAATCAGCAGCGAGAAACAAATTCTATATGGCTCGAAGATGAATCTCAACGCATCGGTCTTGTGAATATCCCTAATGATATATGGAAACTGATGCGTAACTCAGTTATTTACTTTTTAGACATTCCATTTGAAGAAAGACTGAATCATATTAATGAAGAATACGGACAACTCGATACACAAAAAATGATTGACGCTATCGTTCGTATTAAAGAAAGACTGGGGGGACTGGAAGCAAAAAATGCAATTAATCATCTGGAAAGTAATAATACGATAGAAAGTTTCCGCATTCTGTTGAAGTACTATGATAAATGGTATCTGAAGGGCCTGCACAATCGGGAGAAAATAAATTCGTTATTACATTTGATAAAGTGTGATTCCGTAACTACCGAAAATGCAAACAGGCTTAGCGGCCGCCATCAATATCATGAAAACCCTTCACCTTAG
- a CDS encoding PorT family protein: MIKKISFLILSLPVLYSVHAQNSSAFLKGGVNLANISFNENGNIDDANMLVSFHAGIQGDFPIASFLSLQPGVFVTGKGSKTQAGNTSDANYYRATTNPIYLEVPLNLVFKAPLEKDVKFFAGAGPYAAVGIAGKRKAEGKIFGVAFSSDDNIEFSNDDPTTSGEEGAGFGILKRFDYGLNGTAGIEGKHMLFSVNYGLGLAKLQSGTNSNTDEQNKHRVLSFTVGFRL; the protein is encoded by the coding sequence ATGATTAAAAAGATTTCTTTTCTTATTTTATCACTCCCTGTTTTATATTCTGTTCATGCACAAAATTCATCCGCTTTTTTAAAAGGCGGAGTAAATCTTGCAAATATTTCATTCAATGAAAATGGAAATATTGATGATGCGAATATGTTAGTATCATTTCATGCAGGCATACAAGGGGATTTTCCGATTGCTTCGTTTTTATCCTTACAGCCCGGGGTCTTTGTAACAGGTAAGGGTTCAAAAACACAGGCCGGTAATACAAGTGATGCTAATTATTACAGGGCTACAACAAATCCCATCTATCTTGAAGTACCGCTCAATCTCGTTTTTAAAGCTCCATTAGAAAAGGATGTAAAATTTTTTGCAGGTGCAGGTCCTTATGCTGCGGTAGGTATTGCGGGCAAAAGGAAAGCGGAGGGAAAAATATTTGGTGTAGCCTTCAGCAGTGATGATAATATTGAATTTTCAAATGATGACCCCACAACTTCTGGTGAAGAAGGTGCTGGCTTTGGCATTTTGAAAAGATTTGATTACGGTTTAAACGGTACTGCTGGCATTGAAGGAAAGCACATGCTCTTTTCCGTTAATTATGGATTAGGGCTTGCAAAACTTCAATCAGGAACGAACAGTAACACAGACGAGCAAAACAAACATCGTGTGCTAAGCTTTACAGTAGGATTTCGGTTATGA